The Salmo trutta chromosome 6, fSalTru1.1, whole genome shotgun sequence genomic sequence GGGGACAGGGGCTGTATGCatgaagcgtctcagagtaggagtgctgatttaggatcagttttgccttttagatcacaatgaataagattaaATGGACAGGGGTGAGCTGGGGCCATCCATATGTTTGACATGttttagagtaggagtgctgatctaggatcagtataCGCCTTTTAGAccacaatgaataagattacatggacatgggggagctgatcctggatcagcgCTCCTCCTTTGAGACTCTTGCTACGTACATCACCAGAAGAGAACAGAGCAGCAGTGGTGTGGCTGGCCTCTTCTTGGTCTCTGTGGCTCAGTGACATGGGCAGCTGTTGGTCTCACAGATTCTTCACTGGATGCCTCTGTGTTTACCTTCGGTCCTTCAGTCTTTAAGCAGCAGCAGCTGCCAGAGGTCTGAAATAAGATAGTACACCTCTCAGACCCCGGGGGAACAGGGATTGAATTAGAATGGATTTATGATACGTACTTCATAAATGATGAAAGTGTGGGAAAAATGGTATTAAATAAGCCACTTAAAAGCAATTAGGCGAGGGGACGATGGTTAAGGGGAGCACGGAAGGACGAGGGGGAGGGTGGGTGAGGTAGTGTTCTTAAAAACCAGGTCAAGGTGCTTTATTTCAGACTGACATTTGTAAGATTTCAGTGTAAAACAGTGTAAGATTAGatatcatgtttcatgtttgTCTTAAATCAAACTTCAAAGAAACAACCCAATGACTTAAGCTAAAAGTATGTTATGCAACACATTCTAAAGTGTATAGGTCAATTAAAAGCTAATTCAATTTAGTATGTATGAATTTTCGCGTGTGTCTTAGTATGTGATATAAAAAAAAACGGCGAggcagagtctgtgtgtgtgtgcgtgtatgtgtgcgtgtgtgtgtgtgtgtgtgcgtgtgcgtgtgtgtgtgtgtgtgtgtgtatgtgtgcgtgtgtgtatgtgtgcatgtgtgtgtgtgcatgtgtgcgtgtgtgtgtgtatgtctgcgtgtgtgtcaGGGCATGGATGCCAGCCTGAGACGACGGCACTCTGTAGAGCAGATTGCAGTGATACCTCCCATACCATTCCGGGCAGTACGCCCATTAGCTGCCATTGATTTGCTGACCTTTTGGACTGCTTTCTCTCCCCCaaccccccctctccctttctcccccccaTCTCCTTTACCCAGACCTGCCACCTGGAACTCCAGATGCTTTCGCCCAACTGTTGACCTGCCCCTACTGCGACCGGGGTTACAAGCGCTTGACATCGCTCAAGGAGCACATCAAGTACCGCCACGAGAAGAACGAGGAGAACTTCGCCTGCCCCCTGTGTAACTACACGTTTGCTTACCGCACTCAGCTTGAGCGACATATGGCCACGCACAAGCCCGACAGAGATCAGGTGAGGATCATGTGCcctcgttttttgttgttgttgctgttttcaATCACTTTCAGGATCGTAGGCCCTTCTCACTTCTTTTTTTCTTCAATCACTTTATTATTCCTCTCCCCTTTCCGTTCCCCTCACTTACTTCGTTTCTAATGTGCTATGATCCCTTGGAGGAAAATATATCATTTTGATTGGCAATCATTATGAATTTTTCATGGCATTTTGGAGATGCAGATCTTTTAATGGTAATAACTTTAATTGAGGCCCTAAATGGTTTTTTGATGGCCCCGTCTGATATGATTTTGCAGTCTTATGTTCACGATCAAATGATTATGTTAATTTCCAATTTAGACATTTTATCTGCTCCTTAATTTCACTTCAACTAGTAGATTTTATGTTCTTTAAAATCAAGCATTTCCTTTATGcagtactaaactcagcaaaaaaagaaatgtctctttatcaggaccctgtctttcaaagataaatcgtaaaaatccaaataacttcacagatcttcattgtaaagggtttaaacactgtttcccctgcttgttcaatgaaccataaacaattcatgaacatgcacctgtggaacggtcgttaagactctaacagcttacagacggtaggcaattaaggtcacagttatgaaaacttaggacactaaagaggcctttctactgactctgaaaaacaccaaaagaaagatgcccagggtccctgctcatctgtgtgaacatgccttaggcatgatgCAAGGATtcgtgaggactgcagatgtggctagggcaataacttgcaatgtccgtactgtgagacccctaagacagtgctacagggggacaggaaggacagctgatcgtcctcacagtgacagaccatgtgtaacaacaccttacaggatcggtacatccgaacatcacacctgtgggacaggtacaggatggcaacaacaactgatcgagttacaccaggaacgcacaatccctccatcagtgctcagactgtccgcaataggctgagagaggctggactgaggccttgtaggcctgttgtaaggcaggtcttcaccagacatcaccgacaataacgttgcctatgggcacaaacccaccatacAGGACTGCCAAAaaactgacgagtcgcggttttgtctcaccaggggtgatggtcggattcgcgtttatcgtcgaaggaatgagcgttacaccgaggcctgtactctggagcgggatcgatttggaggtggagagtacgtcatggtctggggcggtgtgtcacagcatcatcggaccgagtttgttgtcattgcaggcaatctcaacgctgtgcgttacagggaagacatcctcctccctcatatggtatccttcctgcaggctcatccagacatgaccatccagcatgacaatgccaccatccatactgctcgttctgtgcttgatttcctgcaagacaggaatgtcagtgttctgccatggcccgcgaagagcccggatctcaatcccattgagcacatctgagacctgttggatcggagggtgagggttagggccattccccccagaaatgtctgggaacttgcaggtgcattggtgaaagagtggggtaacatctcacagcaagaactggcaaatctggtgcagtctgtgaggaggagatgcactgcagtacttaatgcagctggtggccacaccagatactgacgtTACTATTGATTTtaaacccccctttgttcagggacacattattccatttctgttcgtcacatgtctgtggaacttgtttactttatgtctctgttgttgaatcttgttatgttcatacaaatatttacacgttaagtttgctgaaacaGAATCAACATGTACACTTATTATTGAGTCTCACTCACTCTCAATGTATTTTCTTTTAGATAAACTAACCTGGGAATTTGTTGGCAATTTGCATGCATCACATCCAACTCCCTGTGTGGAAGAAATCCACCTTCTATGCATAGATGTTACATTTGCTTGCCAACCGTGTTTTAAAAAAGAAGTGCATCTGAACAAAACCAGTAGTGACAATTGAAGTCCTCTTGGggtgaaaaagaaagaaaaaagaaagataaAATGTGTTGTGAAAGTTAGTGAATCGTTGTGTCATCACTGACAGGCAAGCCCCAATCCCATGTCCCATGATAATTGTCTCTACCTAGGAAAAGATGCCCTCGCCATAAAcaccacaaaaaaaataaaaaataacctgTAACACTCCTTATCCAATTAACCAATCACGAGAAAATAATATTTGAATACCCAGCCCATGCGCCCCGCCCACAACATCCAACATCCCATCCCTAACCTTCCCTGAGTCATGTAGGATAGCATGTTCCCCTCCGCCAAAAACACATTTGCTGGTGTTGGTGCCATTGACAATTTGGATTAGAGAATGATTGTATCTTATTGGCACAACTAAAGTTTACTGCGGTCCTCAGAGGGAAGCAGGGGGAGCCAAAGCAGCTGTTGCTGTTTGTTTATGCAACTCAGCAACATACGAGCGGTGGGGTCCCTGACTGGCGCTTGGCAGCCCCACCGACAGACAGACCCACTCCTGCTCGATCTTTGAAGGTTGCTGCCGTTTGAACAATCCTCCCTGTGTCCTCCCTTACGCCATCTGTCTCCCCAGGAATGTGGGTAGAGTCAGCACACCCCAGCAGTTGTCAGGCTGGATCAGGACGCAGGCTGCTTCTTCCTGCTATGCCTGCCTTGGTAGCAAGTGCTGCTGAGAGATCTTTTGTATTGCCTAAGCATTTAACATGTTCACCTCCTACTCAGAATTAATTGTGCACGTCTGGTGTGCCTCCCATTTACACGTAcgctgttattgttgttgttattaccaTTATATTTGGATTTTGAAACAGGGAGAGGCCTCCCCCTGTTTGAATTGCAAATTTGAGGGGCCACAACTGATGTTTACCTTTGAACAGAGAAAAAGGCCTAGGCCCATCCTATAGTCTAAGATTATTAAAGAGACGTTTGAGGATTCAAATGATTAGGGGAAATCTGTTCCAATTAAGACATTTCAACATTTATGGAAGTGTGTTGTTTCTTCATGTAACGTTACTGTTGTTTGCAGGTATGTGAAATACAGGGAAGGACTTCTTGTGAAATAGTCATAATATCTTTCGAGTGATTACCCCAAATTAATAAAAGTAGATCAGATTGCTTGTTTCTAATGAGGGGGAAACTGTATAAAAAAAGAGCccctttcatttattttattttattggctGCCAAATTCTAAAGGCATGCTTCCTTGGCTCGAGAGCCAGGAAATTAAAAGGTATGTGATTCCCTCTGTTATCAGCACCACTCTTGTACTCTCTCATTGGAGTTGGAAGTAGAAAGAGGCAAGATGGGCTGTGTAGCAATGTGAGACATTTGGCTTGTCGGTCGATTGCACCAAGTGCTCATTGTGATTGTTTAGTGAACTCTTTTCCCCCCTGTAATGTTGTTAGTGGAACTTATGTAAATACCTGCTTCTTTCTCTATAGCACCAACTGCTGAACCAAGGGGCTGGCAACCGCAAGTTCAAATGCACAGAATGTGGCAAGGCCTTCAAATACAAGCACCATCTGAAGGAACACCTGCGGATTCACAGTGGTGGGTTGCAAGGGGGCCTGTGCACTCATCTTTGAATATGCATAACCTTGATTTAAGACTGTGGTGAACTTCATAGGGTGTACAAAAATCGattgtgtttttcttttctctctcccactgttcCAATGGATGACTTGAGCTACTTTGTTTCCTTCTATCTGCCAATCTTACAATTGAGCAGTTCAGTGTTTACACTTTAGTTTGGCATTAATTAAAGGTGTTCATTGTTGATACATTTTCCCTTAGCCCCTTATATTTAATCATTGAGAATATGTGTGTTCCTTATGCCATTCTAAATGCGCTCAtggcagatattttttttaaagtatacaTTGTTGTCTCTTTTCAGGTGAGAAGCCATACGAATGCCCAAACTGCAAGAAGCGCTTCTCCCACTCAGGCTCCTACAGCTCTCACATCAGCAGCAAGAAGTGCATCGGCCTTATAGCAGTCAACGGGAGGATACGCAACAACATGAAGACAGGCTCTTCCCCTACATCAGCCTCGTCCTCCCCCACTAACACCGCCATCACCCAGCTGAGACACAAGCTAGAGAACGGAAACGGAAACGGCAAGCTCCTGGGCCACCACCAGGACCAGAACAACCACCACCTGAACATCAAAACAGAACCACTAGACTTCAACGACTACAAACTAATGATGGCCTCCCATGGCTTCGGCGCACCTGGGCCCTTCATGAACGGAGGGATGGGGGGAAATAGCAGCTCGCTAGGGATCCACTGCTCAGCCCAGAGTCCCATGCATCACCTGGGAATGGGGATCGAACAACAACTCCTGGGCTACCCGTCCTTGAGCAACAACCTGAGCGAGGTCCAGAAGGTGCTCCAGATCGTGGACAACACTGTGTGCAGGCAGAAGATGGACTGCAAACCGGAGGAGATCTCCAGGCTCAAGGCTTACATGAAGGAGCTCGGGAACCAGATCGAGGAGCAGAAACAGGGACTGACGTCACAGGGGGGTCACCAGGTTGGTCTTCCAGTCGTCAGCCATAACGGTGCCACTAAGAGCATCATCGACTacacattagaaaaagtgaacgAAGCCAAAGCTTGTCTCCAGAGCTTGACCACAGACTCAAAGAGACAAATTAGCACTATCAAACGCGAGAAATCCAACCACATGCTAGATTTAGGTACAGAGGATAAGATGCATGAGAGCAACATTATGTTTACACCCTTTGCTTGCCAATACTGCAAAGAAGCCTTCCCAGGTCCAATTCCCTTGCATCAGCATGAACGTTACCTGTGTAAAATGAATGAGGAGATCAAGACAGTTCTCCAGACTAGCGAGAACCTTATGCCCACAAAACAGGGGATGTTTACAGAGAAGCATGCCCTCCTGCTCTCGTCTATGCTGTCTGAGAAAAGCCCCATCAACCCGTACAAGGACCATATGTCAGTGCTCAAGGCCTACTTCGCTATGAACATGGAGCCCAATTCAGAGGAACTATTGAAGATCTCCATAGCAGTCGGCCTTCCTCAGGAATTCGTCAAAGAGTGGTTCGAGCAGAGGAAAGTTTACCAGTACGGCACCCCAAGAACTCCACCATTAGAACAACAACGGAACAACCATGCAGATATGGTTCTAGCCGcaaacaaccacaaccacactcCCTCTAAAGACTCAATGGCAGCTAGATCCCCAGTGTCCCTGATCAAGTCTAATGACCGTGACCGCAACCGTGACCACCATATCACGTCCCCCTCCATTGCAGAGCTCCATAACAACGTCAACAACTGTGAGAACCAGCTCAGACTCATGAAAGCTAACACGTTCAGTGGACACACCAAACACATGGGTGACCACTCCAAATTGGACCACCAGTCAAGGAGCAGCACACCTTCTCCTTTGAACCTTTCCTCCACATCTTCCAAAAACTCCCAGAGTAGCTCATATACTCCAAACAGCCTGATGTCTGAGGACCTGAACCTCAACATGAACCTGTCTGAACAACCACTGGACCTGTCACTGCCAAAGCTCATGAAGGAGCCCAAACATGCCATGACCGTGAAGAGCAGACCTAAACTAAACAGTATTAACCACCATGACCACTCCAGTGTTCCCTCCCCACGAGAACACTTCGAAGAGCCACTTAACCTGGCCTATCTCAAGAAGGAGTTTGAAGCCAGAGGCCAGAACCACCACAATGGAGACCTCAACAAAAGCACCAGCCCCTTGTTCGGGATGAACCCCTTCGGTGCCAAACCGATGTACACGTCGCTTCCGCAACAGAGTGCGTTCCCACCTGCCACCTTCATGTCTCCGATGCAGGCCAGCATGCCTGGGCTGAGGCCATACCCAGGGCTGGATCAGATGGGCTTCCTACCACACATGGCCTACACTTATGCAACAGGAGCAGCTACCTTTGCTGagatgcagcagcagcagaggagAAAATACCAGCGAAAGCCAGGTTTCCAGGTAAATAGATAAGCCACTTGTGGTTTAGTTTTTAAGCCTcaggtttattctctctctctctctctctctctctctctctctctctctctctctctctctctctctctctctctctctctctctctctctctctctctctctctctctctctctctctctctctctctctctctctctctctctctctctctctcaaattctctaaaatgatctGCTCATTGTGCCACTAATTAAAAGGTACTCTAATGAGCTCAAATGCTCACCTGCAGCACATTGAACCAGGGAGAAAACACAGTCAGGTAGATAACCAGCTGTCAAACGCGCCTGGAGTTGTTCAGTTCTCCAAGCAGACGTCATTAGCGATATCAGCATATAATTGCTGTTTCAGAGGAGGTTATGATGTGGGGGATTCAGTTGTTGCCAGACTCCACCGTGAATTGTCCTTACCACAGAGTGCAGGCAGCATCACGTCTCCAGCTGTTCAGTGTAGTCTATTCCAGAGTAAAACATAGACTACGTACCCTTTAAAATCAATATTTTTTCCTTAGGTATTTTTGGGGTGAATTGTGTGAGGGACATAGTGTATGTGATCTGTGCAATAGGCAAAGGGTAAGCCTTGGAGCTGCACACAGCACATAGGATCTGACTCCAACTCTAATTCTCTGCCACtttcttgtattttattttaaaggaAGTTGCACTCTAAAGCCAAAATGAGTTTCTACATGCAGATTAATAATGCACGGGCTCCATGTTCATTCCCACTGAATGCTGAAGGCTGTTTAACATAGAGGGAACCATTTTGATAAAAAAGTATTAATAATGTTTCCTATTCTAAGTTattaaattagatttaaaaaatacaGCTACGGGCATTTAGCTCAAATTGATTGCGGAATGATAGTAGCTCTGTTCTTTAAAAACAGTGCAAGAAAGAAAGCGTCCCCGCCAAAGGAGTCATTGTCAGACCAGAGCGAGCGCTTCTTAATGAGAGCAATGGTGCTTCTCAATATTGGTCATTTAGAACACCTCTTGATTTAATCATTATGAGTTGGAAATTAGAAGAATATGACAATATGCCCTGCAAAGGGctttctcttattattatgaCCTTCTAATGTAATAATATTTTCCCCCATTAATTTAAGTTTAAGCCTATCGGGTTAATCTTCCCTTATAAAGAACAGATACATATGGAATGACAACTCTTTCATGTATAAAATTAGACTGATTCAAATGTATGGAGGACAGATTTTTTTTCAAACTAACATTCAGGGTAGATTCTCAACCATTACAGTGTAGTCTACCATTTATATTTACACCTGCGCTCTGTATTGGAGTGTTAGTAATTAGGTCCAAAACTAAGTTCCATTCAGTCTTTCATTCAGGCAAACATCAGGAGATACTGTACCTATATTTAGTTGACGTGTGGATTGATAAATGTGTCATTTTCTAGGGGGAGCTGCTAGACGGAACAGCAGATTATATGTCAGGACTGGATGACATGACCGATTCAGACTCCTGTCTGTCCCGGAAGAAGATTAAGAAGACAGAAAGTGGTATGTACGCGTGTGACTTGTGCGACAAAACATTCCAGAAGAGCAGTTCCCTCCTAAGACACAAATATGAACACACAGGTATATACTGTTCCAGAACACTTATTTTACCCCATTGCTTTTATTTCTAATGTTTTGTGTTACTAAACCCTTtcaattgttttattttgttcattCCCCACTTTTTTCTTGCTTTGTTCTTTTCAGTTGTATGTAAATCGAGACCTAACTTGTTTCTTCATTGACAGGGGTGAGGAGATATACTTACTAAAATACGTagagcaaaacattacatttttagGGTTATGCCAGAAATACCTTTCTCTGAATATATAAGCTCCATACTTAAAACCAAAATGGGGTAGAAAGAGCCTAACTAAATGTTGTGTCATTGCTTTGCATAATGCATGAGGGCACTGTCTGAGGCAAATGTCATCCGTGGTCATTTCTAATTATATCCATCACATGCTACTTTATTAACCCTATTATTATTTACAAAACACACTAAGCGTACCCACATATATAACTaataaagagacagagacagactgctGACTTATCACTCTAATCAGTGATAGATCGGTTTAACCCATTGGACATTTGTGTGttgatgacattttttttttttaacacttcaCAATGAAACACTTCCACTAAGTTGCATCATTCAAGACACACATGACTATATGCAGCACACAGCAGAATACTGCGTGCTTTTATGTAGCTCTCAGGTTTATCTAGTTGTGGTATTAGGAAGTGTGTGTTGAAAGTATAGCAGTTATGGAAGGTGTTCGAAGGCGTTCCAGGGCTATTTGTGGCTAGGAATTGGCCAGATGTGTTGGTGTCTGTGCTTGGTGGCACAAGTGGCGTCACGAGAAGATTGAAATGCCAAAGGAGAAACTCTATCTTGTGATTTGTGTCAGATAGACCGTTATATTTCCGGATGTGCTGAGGTGTAGTAAAttcaaaaaggggtgcaactgtCCCAGACTCCCCACCCCATGACCAGCCACCATTGCTGGCTGCTGGGGGAGTTTTTATTTAGACAGATCATTTGGTAGCATGATGTAATGAAATTTCACTCCATCAATGTAGGGCAGCTCGAGTTTCTCGTCTCACACTTTTGCATTCAGGGTATCCCATCTTACATGgtgagcagagtagagtagagtcccAAAATAATTGAGGGACAGAGGCGTCTGGAAACTAGAATTATTCTACTGAGATTATCAGGGTAGCCATAGGAGTCTCTTGTTCAATTTTCATCTcctatttgtttatttatttgtcacAGCTTTCTGTTTGTTAAGTGTTTGTGATTCTGTTCCTCCATGCTTTAGCAATAGGAGGGAATTTCATAATGTAAACACATGACAGACCCTGTGGTTTATTTAAGCTGTTTATCTTCTCATTTGGAATAAACAAATAAGTTATGACAAAGTTAGCATTGATATTGTAATGATAGTTCAAGTTGCTTCATACCATTCGAATCATCTGAATGTACTTTTAGTTTGTGTTTGTTCTCCTCCTGATGTTTTTAGTTGTGACAAATGTAGTAAAAAAGTAGTGAGCTGGGAAACTCATGTCTGCTTTCCTCTCCTTTTGTGTCTCCTCAGGTAAACGGCCACACCAGTGTCAAATCTGCAAGAAGGCATTCAAACACAAGCACCACCTTATAGAACACTCACGACTGCACTCCGGCGAGAAACCGTACCAGTGTGACAAGTGCGGGAAGCGCTTCTCTCACTCGGGCTCCTACTCCCAGCACATGAACCACCGTTACTCTTACTGCAAGAGGGAGGCCGAGGAGAGGGAGGCGGCCGAGAGAGAGGCCCGGGAGAAGGGCCACCTAGAGCCCACAGAGCTACTATTGAGCCGGGCCTACTTACAGGGCATGACTCCTCAGGGCTACCCCGACCTGGAGGACCGCGAGGGCATTCTGAGGGAAGGAGTGATGAACGGAGGAATGAGAGATCGTCAGAAGGAAGTTGAAGGAACGTACGCGAAAATAGGACGTAGGGAAGAGGAttttgaggaggaggaagaggagagcgaGAACAAGAGCATGGACACAGATCCAGACACGttgagggatgaggaggagaacgGAGAGCACTCGATGGACGATAGTTCGTTGGACGGGAAAACAGAAACCAAATCGGATCACGAGGACAATATGGAGGATGGCATGTAATAAAACTACTGCATTTAAAAAGCTTCCCATCTTACTTTTCTGTTCGTTATTGTTACCTGCTTGGTTTTTAACGCTGCTGTGTTGAAGCTGTACATGCACGTGCCTGAAGCTTCTAGGAAGCTTTGTATTGAAGTACTCAAGGGGTGGTGGTTGTATATGTCTGCCCAAGGAGACATTGATTTGAAGTTTGATTTTGGGGTgaatggggtggggtggggggggggagaattGTGTAAGAAGAGGCTGCATTATGCAAAAATGAAAAATTAATaaattaatacatttaaaaaattgtaCAGTATTAAGGCCTAAAAATATGTGTGGTGCTAACATCCTAAAAACTCTGTGTTCCATAGTCTTTATAGCACAAACTAGTGACTTGTACAAATTGCACTTCGCTTCTATAATCActacaaaaataataaaaaagtattgcctatgtatatatttatacagtGTTGAAAAAAGCAGTAGTCTCCACACTACAGTCCATCAGTTTTATTACCTATCTTTCACTTAATGTGTTGTCTATAGTTTTGCCCTGTCGTCAGGCCAGCTAGCCACACAGTTTTAGGCCTCAGAATTTTTCTGTGAAGGAACTTAACAGATATTACCTGTTTGATTTTAAGATAATGAAGTCTTAAAGAGACCTTGAAATGAAGGGAAAACGGtctgacagtacagtacagtagatgaaAGGATCGTGTGAACAATTAAGGAGAAAGCCTTTGTAAGGTGTTTTTGATAAGAAAAAGCCTTATATGCAAACCTTTTAATCTGTGTGTTTCTGCAAGTGCCATCCTTGTATTGTGTGAAAGGAGGGTGACACATGTTACCTCTTCACCAGCTTCGGTATTAAGAGAGAGCTCACCTTGATCTTTGAAGCACCCATGTCAGTATTAGTACACTAGGCAGCAGTTCCTTAGTTTACATATGTCTGTGCAATTTTCAGGTTTATTTCATTAACTTTTGTCAGTATTACACCAAACAATTTTTTGAAACAACAAAATTGCATTCATTTTGTTTGTAGGttgaataacattttatttatgtGGCCCATTTTATATttcttcattttatttatttcatactgtagtgtacagtattatagttcttcaatatatagatatattttaGTAAAAATGAACTTGGCGTTGATCATTGGGGCAAATTTTACGTAAAGAGAGCATTTATTGTGTTTTGAAACATTAATTGTGAAATGCGAATTTTCAActatattattttgttttatttcctTTATTTTCCAATTACTGGAAATTCCAAATTTGGGAACTTTTATACAATATCGTGAAAACACTGTATTTTTAACTAAAAAAATTCCACTTtcttcatctttttttttttttgctaaaaaaATGAAGAGGGACTGTTAAGATACAATGTATGATACCATGACTGAAGAAAATCTTTCCTGAAATGTCTTTGTAAAAGTATTATTGAATTTTTAATTTGTAATTTCTCTTGGAAATGACCATGCTCGAATAAAAGTAGCCAAATTACAGAACACAAATGCCTtatgtttacatttttgtcatgctTTTGTAGCAGTGCTAGAGAACCACATAACTACACCTGTCACTCAGAAAAGGAGTTGTCTGAAAGTAAAAGACCCACATTCCCCAAAAATTGGGAGTTTTCCTAGCACGATTTTAACTTTTCACACACTGAATCACACAATAATTAAttatttttataattattttcAAAAGTTTTATAACATTCAATAGACTTAATGATTATTGGCAGTCATATTACCATGACCGAAAAAAGCTAAGAAACAAATTAAGTCATTCAAATGAAAGGTGGACGTCAGCTAAAAGTACTTTCGTGTGAAGATACTTACAGCTATTAACCGCTCACACTGCATATGCAGATTCAAAGCAACATCAAAAGGCTAAGATGAAAGGGAAAAGGTTGAGCAATGCCAAACACAGAACATGCTTTGCATATTCCAATTTTCATATTGATCCTGATGCCATCTGATCATTCGGTGCTATCTCACAGATAAAAGGGGAGGTCTTAAATGATTAGGCATTGAATTTAACCATGTACTGTTAACTTTTGGGATGATTAAGAATGCAACGCTTCCACAGAGATCAGCGGTAAGGAGAAGATACCTTCAAGGAGTATAGAACACTCCAGGTGAAATGTATTTGACACATTCTAGTACCCTTCTGCACCACAATAAGGAAGAACATGACGTTAGAAGGGAGTTGTACTTGTACTGTTATTTGTTACCCCAGTCAATCATTTTGAAGTAAATAACAATTTCCTTTTAAAactttatttgaaaatacttaaCCGAGCTAGTCAAATGTTTGGGAGGAAAACACACCCAATGACAACATGCTGTTACAGTAACTCTTAATAATGTCATATTGCCATATGTTTTGGCCGGATTGGTGGTGTG encodes the following:
- the LOC115195964 gene encoding zinc finger E-box-binding homeobox 2 isoform X2; this encodes MKHEIMADGPRCKRRKQANPRRKNAALNYENVMDTGSETEDEDKLLVSEEDGLLNGVGSPASLNNHDAGSPRVGHALATKEDEDDDMRDSGVDHVWHDNDMLHASADGTDEMKDDYDTLGPDATLQTVGNGTVKNVVDCTSEFEEFFAKRSKLQEESLSESHSHVVSIAEYLQRGDTAIIYPEAPEGEELSRLGTPEAPETNGQEENDLPPGTPDAFAQLLTCPYCDRGYKRLTSLKEHIKYRHEKNEENFACPLCNYTFAYRTQLERHMATHKPDRDQHQLLNQGAGNRKFKCTECGKAFKYKHHLKEHLRIHSGEKPYECPNCKKRFSHSGSYSSHISSKKCIGLIAVNGRIRNNMKTGSSPTSASSSPTNTAITQLRHKLENGNGNGKLLGHHQDQNNHHLNIKTEPLDFNDYKLMMASHGFGAPGPFMNGGMGGNSSSLGIHCSAQSPMHHLGMGIEQQLLGYPSLSNNLSEVQKVLQIVDNTVCRQKMDCKPEEISRLKAYMKELGNQIEEQKQGLTSQGGHQVGLPVVSHNGATKSIIDYTLEKVNEAKACLQSLTTDSKRQISTIKREKSNHMLDLGTEDKMHESNIMFTPFACQYCKEAFPGPIPLHQHERYLCKMNEEIKTVLQTSENLMPTKQGMFTEKHALLLSSMLSEKSPINPYKDHMSVLKAYFAMNMEPNSEELLKISIAVGLPQEFVKEWFEQRKVYQYGTPRTPPLEQQRNNHADMVLAANNHNHTPSKDSMAARSPVSLIKSNDRDRNRDHHITSPSIAELHNNVNNCENQLRLMKANTFSGHTKHMGDHSKLDHQSRSSTPSPLNLSSTSSKNSQSSSYTPNSLMSEDLNLNMNLSEQPLDLSLPKLMKEPKHAMTVKSRPKLNSINHHDHSSVPSPREHFEEPLNLAYLKKEFEARGQNHHNGDLNKSTSPLFGMNPFGAKPMYTSLPQQSAFPPATFMSPMQASMPGLRPYPGLDQMGFLPHMAYTYATGAATFAEMQQQQRRKYQRKPGFQGELLDGTADYMSGLDDMTDSDSCLSRKKIKKTESGMYACDLCDKTFQKSSSLLRHKYEHTGKRPHQCQICKKAFKHKHHLIEHSRLHSGEKPYQCDKCGKRFSHSGSYSQHMNHRYSYCKREAEEREAAEREAREKGHLEPTELLLSRAYLQGMTPQGYPDLEDREGILREGVMNGGMRDRQKEVEGTYAKIGRREEDFEEEEEESENKSMDTDPDTLRDEEENGEHSMDDSSLDGKTETKSDHEDNMEDGM